The following coding sequences lie in one Moritella viscosa genomic window:
- a CDS encoding putative exported protein, whose amino-acid sequence MKYYILLLMTMFLSTTSVLASEWELEKYDEENDIKVYTRLKPNSNSDFKEFKATTHIKSQITPFIALLNNADLACEWMYNCIEFKFIDEASAIKKTSYSINNAPWPVTDRDFVIDSETQQDKDNYAVTITLSSAFDKVANDDNYVRVKDLQGKWQFIPLDNGIVEVTYQLFLAPAGSVPSMIATTTVVDTPYYTLLNLRKIITKPELQSQQLDHISEPPANE is encoded by the coding sequence ATGAAATATTATATATTACTGCTAATGACCATGTTTCTCAGCACCACAAGCGTTTTAGCCTCTGAATGGGAATTAGAAAAGTATGACGAAGAAAATGACATTAAAGTTTATACCCGATTAAAACCAAACAGTAATAGTGATTTTAAAGAATTTAAAGCAACCACCCATATTAAATCTCAAATTACACCGTTTATCGCGTTGCTCAACAATGCTGATTTAGCGTGTGAATGGATGTATAACTGTATTGAATTCAAATTTATTGATGAAGCATCCGCAATTAAAAAAACGTCTTATAGCATCAATAATGCACCTTGGCCTGTTACAGACCGCGACTTTGTTATTGATAGTGAAACACAACAAGATAAAGACAACTATGCAGTCACTATTACCCTGTCATCCGCTTTTGATAAAGTAGCAAATGATGATAACTATGTACGTGTTAAAGACCTCCAAGGTAAATGGCAATTTATACCGCTAGATAACGGTATTGTCGAAGTTACTTACCAATTATTCCTAGCCCCAGCCGGAAGTGTACCAAGCATGATCGCCACGACAACTGTCGTCGACACACCATATTATACCCTTCTCAATCTACGTAAAATTATTACTAAACCTGAGCTACAATCACAACAACTCGATCACATTAGCGAACCGCCAGCGAATGAATAA
- a CDS encoding response regulator, with translation MIKQQLHIALVEDEINIAENYRDALQRIGYRVSLFHNRQDTLAAFTLALPDMAIIDVGLQDEYEGGFDLCRTLRQLSETLPIIFLTARSSELDEISALRLGADDYLTKDVSIHQVLARVSALFRRIQALKKPQSADEQVLSRGSLRINIERIETYWQDQPVILTLTEFWIVHTLAKHPGQVKNRDQLMDAAHVVLDNNTITTHIKRIRKKFSHIDSEFNAIKTAYGMGYRWVIE, from the coding sequence ATGATAAAACAACAATTACATATTGCCCTCGTTGAAGATGAAATCAATATCGCAGAAAATTATCGCGATGCATTACAACGCATTGGCTATCGGGTTTCACTTTTTCATAACCGCCAAGACACACTCGCAGCTTTTACCCTTGCGTTACCTGATATGGCGATTATTGATGTAGGTTTACAAGATGAATACGAAGGCGGTTTTGACCTCTGTCGTACATTACGACAATTATCAGAGACACTTCCAATTATCTTTTTAACCGCGCGTAGCAGCGAGTTAGATGAGATCTCAGCATTACGCCTTGGAGCTGATGATTATTTAACAAAAGACGTCAGTATTCATCAAGTATTGGCGCGCGTTTCGGCGTTATTTCGTCGTATTCAAGCACTAAAAAAGCCACAATCCGCAGATGAACAAGTACTCAGTAGAGGTTCATTGCGCATTAACATTGAACGTATTGAAACTTACTGGCAAGATCAGCCTGTGATACTCACTTTAACCGAATTTTGGATTGTGCACACACTTGCTAAGCACCCAGGTCAAGTTAAAAACCGAGACCAGCTCATGGATGCTGCACATGTGGTATTAGATAATAATACGATCACAACGCACATCAAACGAATACGTAAGAAATTTAGCCACATTGATAGCGAATTCAACGCCATAAAAACAGCTTACGGCATGGGTTATCGCTGGGTCATAGAGTGA